The Pyrus communis chromosome 2, drPyrComm1.1, whole genome shotgun sequence genome includes a window with the following:
- the LOC137724819 gene encoding low-temperature-induced cysteine proteinase-like, with product MGSHKIQLGLALFIWASLACLSSSLPSEYSIVGQEIVEHFPAEERVVELFRLWKQKHRKVYRHAGEHERRFEHFKKNLKFVLEKNARKRDAKNAHRSQRVGLNGFADMSNEEFRKTYLSKKVQMPLLKRENLNLVKKMGGKPVKSCDAPSSFDWRKKGVVTAVKDQGSCGSCWAFSSTGAIEGVNAIVTGDLISVSEQELVDCDSSNEGCDGGYMDYAFEWVISNGGIDTETDYPYSGVDGTCSITKEETKAVSIDGYEDVGETDTDLLCAAVQQPVSVGMDGSAWDFQLYTGGIYDGECSSDPNDIDHAVLIVGYGSEGDEDYWIVKNSWGTSWGIDGYIYIRRNTSLPYGVCAINAMASYPTKESSAPSPASPPPPPTPPSPPPPPSPPPPPPSPPPPPPSPSPSDCGDFSYCPPDQTCCCLYEFYGFCFIYGCCDYQNAVCCTGTEYCCPSDYPICDVSEGLCLKSHGDYLGVSAKKRKMAHHKFPWTKEEQTEKTYQPLQWKMNRFAAMR from the exons ATGGGTTCCCACAAAATTCAATTGGGTTTGGCTCTTTTCATCTGGGCATCACTGGCGTGCCTTTCTTCTAGTCTCCCAAGTGAATACTCCATTGTTGGGCAAGAAATAGTGGAACACTTTCCTGCAGAGGAGAGAGTTGTGGAGCTTTTCAGGCTGTGGAAGCAGAAGCACAGGAAGGTGTATAGGCATGCTGGAGAGCATGAGAGGAGGTTTGAGCATTTCAAGAAGAATCTCAAGTTTGTGTTGGAGAAGAATGCAAGGAAGAGGGATGCAAAAAATGCCCATCGTAGTCAGAGGGTTGGGTTGAATGGGTTTGCTGACATGAGTAATGAGGAGTTCAGGAAGACTTACTTGTCCAAGAAGGTGCAAATGCCCCTTCTCAAAAGGGAGAATCTTAACCTGGTGAAGAAAATGGGGGGGAAACCGGTGAAGTCATGTGATGCTCCTTCTTCTTTCGATTGGAGGAAGAAGGGAGTTGTGACTGCTGTCAAGGACCAAGGCAGTTGTG GAAGTTGTTGGGCATTCTCTAGCACTGGAGCTATTGAAGGAGTCAACGCAATAGTCACTGGAGACCTCATTAGCGTTTCAGAACAAGAGCTTGTGGATTGTGACAGCAGTAACGAAGGATGTGACGGAGGCTACATGGACTACGCTTTTGAATGGGTTATTAGCAATGGTGGTATTGATACGGAAACTGATTACCCATACAGCGGTGTGGATGGTACATGCAGCATCACCAAG GAGGAAACCAAAGCCGTCTCCATTGACGGATATGAAGATGTGGGAGAAACAGACACTGATCTTTTATGTGCTGCTGTTCAGCAGCCCGTTAGTGTTGGTATGGACGGTTCTGCTTGGGATTTCCAACTTTACACCGGA GGTATCTACGACGGTGAGTGCTCCTCTGATCCAAACGACATTGACCATGCAGTTCTTATAGTGGGGTATGGTTCTGAAGGTGATGAAGATTACTGGATTGTAAAGAATTCATGGGGGACTAGTTGGGGGATAGACGGATACATTTACATTAGAAGGAACACTAGTTTACCATATGGGGTTTGTGCAATCAACGCCATGGCTTCATATCCTACCAAAGAGTCATCTGCACCTTCCCCAGCctctccaccaccacctcctaCGCCGCCgtcaccaccgccaccaccatcaccaccgcctccaccaccatcaccaccgccTCCACCACCATCTCCTTCACCAAGTGATTGTGGGGACTTCTCCTATTGTCCACCTGATCAAACATGCTGTTGCCTCTATGAATTTTATGGCTTCTGCTTCATCTATGGTTGCTGCGACTATCAGAATGCGGTTTGCTGCACTGGAACTGAATACTGCTGCCCGAGTGATTACCCCATTTGTGATGTCTCCGAGGGCCTCTGTCTCAAG
- the LOC137722287 gene encoding abscisic acid receptor PYL12-like, whose product MSYYPTSQNTSPLSESHGMIDTYHIHDLLPNQCGSVLVQTVDAPLTLVWSFIRQFDNPQAYKLFVKSCSMRAGNGGVGSIREVVITSGLPAKTSTERLDELDDNMHVMHYSVIGGDHRLANYSSTTTVHKVEEENGKKNKTVVIQSYVVDIPAGSSKEDTCLFANTIIGCNLKSLAKVSEKMAATC is encoded by the coding sequence ATGTCGTACTACCCAACGTCCCAAAATACAAGCCCTCTAAGCGAAAGTCATGGTATGATCGACACCTACCATATCCACGATCTTTTGCCGAACCAATGCGGCTCGGTACTTGTCCAAACCGTCGACGCACCGCTAACCCTAGTATGGTCCTTCATCCGCCAGTTCGACAATCCGCAGGCTTACAAGCTGTTCGTTAAGAGTTGCAGCATGCGGGCGGGGAACGGAGGCGTAGGGAGCATTCGGGAAGTCGTGATTACGTCTGGGTTGCCGGCTAAAACCAGCACGGAGAGGCTGGACGAGCTCGATGACAACATGCACGTCATGCATTATAGCGTTATCGGTGGGGATCACAGGCTTGCAAATTACAGTTCTACCACTACGGTGCATAaagtggaagaagaaaatggaaagaagaaTAAGACGGTTGTGATTCAGTCGTACGTGGTGGATATTCCCGCCGGAAGTAGCAAGGAGGATACTTGTTTGTTTGCTAATACGATTATAGGCTGTAATCTCAAGTCATTAGCTAAAGTTTCAGAAAAGATGGCTGCTACGTGCTGA